One Streptomyces sp. NBC_01217 genomic region harbors:
- a CDS encoding phospholipase D-like domain-containing protein yields the protein MRSASRHGSSRLAAVLISVSLVAGLQLGLAGSASAAVTAGPVFNKPTGTAAEQQAIRTRLLDYINQSPSGSSIKGSVYHFWDAELAQAIADARARGVDVQLMMDESDVSDNADDPTYGILKTALGTDRAQSSFVGLCPVDKSCLGEPSQGASINHNKFWLFSQLEGAYDVVVQTSSNLTPSSYSRFWNDAYVVPNNVTIYTAYSNYFAKLVGQDWANWQYSTTTSSPYKAYFFPRPADDPSPGDTITGVLDNVTCTYTEDGTTKHTKVRVGMFKLTRLAVAQKLVALKTAGCTVDIVYSQTDSGSSSGTWETLHASGGPTLRCYNWDDDSDPDTASRIIHSKFLLIEGKYDGATGQKVLWTGSHNYTGPALTKNDEALLKVDSDADHDAYVTDFSAVKAAAVPGTADDTSACKGVTGTPET from the coding sequence GTGCGCTCAGCATCACGCCATGGTTCAAGCCGTCTCGCCGCGGTTCTCATCTCGGTCTCGCTCGTCGCGGGTCTTCAACTCGGTTTGGCGGGCAGCGCGTCCGCGGCCGTCACGGCGGGCCCGGTCTTCAACAAGCCGACCGGCACCGCGGCCGAGCAGCAGGCGATACGCACACGGCTGCTCGACTACATCAACCAGTCGCCGTCCGGCTCGTCCATCAAGGGCTCGGTCTACCACTTCTGGGACGCGGAGCTGGCCCAGGCCATCGCGGACGCCCGCGCCCGCGGCGTCGATGTCCAGCTGATGATGGACGAGAGCGACGTCAGCGACAACGCCGACGACCCGACGTACGGAATCCTGAAGACTGCGCTCGGCACCGACCGCGCCCAGAGCTCCTTCGTCGGGCTGTGTCCGGTCGACAAGTCCTGTCTGGGCGAGCCCTCGCAGGGCGCCTCGATCAACCACAACAAGTTCTGGCTGTTCTCACAGCTCGAAGGGGCGTACGACGTCGTGGTGCAGACCTCGTCGAACCTCACACCGTCCAGCTACAGCCGGTTCTGGAACGACGCCTACGTCGTGCCGAACAACGTGACGATCTACACGGCGTACAGCAACTACTTCGCCAAGCTCGTGGGTCAGGACTGGGCCAACTGGCAGTACAGCACCACCACCAGCAGCCCGTACAAGGCCTACTTCTTCCCTCGCCCCGCGGACGACCCGTCTCCGGGCGACACCATCACCGGTGTCCTCGACAACGTCACCTGCACGTACACCGAGGACGGCACCACCAAGCACACCAAGGTGCGGGTCGGCATGTTCAAGCTCACCCGGCTCGCGGTGGCCCAGAAGCTGGTCGCGCTCAAGACCGCGGGCTGCACGGTCGACATCGTCTACTCGCAGACCGACAGCGGCTCCTCCAGCGGCACCTGGGAGACCCTGCACGCCTCCGGTGGTCCCACGCTGCGCTGCTACAACTGGGACGACGACAGCGACCCGGACACCGCCTCGCGCATCATCCACTCCAAGTTCCTGCTGATCGAGGGCAAGTACGACGGTGCCACTGGTCAGAAGGTCCTGTGGACCGGCAGCCACAACTACACGGGTCCGGCGCTCACCAAGAACGACGAGGCGCTGCTGAAGGTAGACAGCGACGCCGACCACGATGCGTACGTCACGGACTTCAGCGCGGTGAAGGCGGCGGCCGTGCCGGGAACCGCCGACGACACGAGCGCTTGCAAGGGCGTCACCGGTACGCCCGAGACCTGA
- a CDS encoding TetR/AcrR family transcriptional regulator → MPTARDALLDAAHSALATLPWSAVRMVDVASAAGVSRQTLYNEFGSKDGLARALVRGAADSYLAGVERALGSAGGTGDRLAATAAWTVRAVRANALVRGLLTGCWSERLPRPVRPPAQTASLVPAQRRADAGAPTPAELLGQVGARAAAALDEGRPPHDPRALAATCEIALRLALSYALVPAPPGTEGEPAPLVREAVERRPPG, encoded by the coding sequence ATGCCCACAGCGCGAGACGCATTGCTGGACGCCGCCCACTCGGCGCTGGCGACGCTGCCCTGGTCGGCGGTGCGCATGGTCGATGTGGCGTCCGCCGCCGGGGTCTCCCGGCAGACCCTCTACAACGAGTTCGGCAGCAAGGACGGCCTGGCCCGCGCGCTGGTACGCGGCGCCGCCGACAGCTATCTGGCCGGCGTCGAACGGGCACTGGGATCGGCCGGCGGTACGGGGGACAGACTGGCCGCCACCGCCGCCTGGACGGTTCGCGCGGTTCGGGCGAACGCCCTGGTCAGGGGGCTGCTCACGGGCTGCTGGAGTGAGCGGTTACCCCGTCCCGTACGCCCCCCGGCACAGACCGCCTCCCTTGTGCCCGCCCAGCGGCGCGCCGATGCCGGGGCGCCGACGCCCGCCGAGCTGCTCGGCCAGGTCGGAGCGCGGGCGGCGGCCGCCCTCGACGAGGGACGGCCACCGCACGACCCCCGGGCGCTGGCCGCGACCTGCGAGATCGCGCTGCGGCTCGCACTGAGCTACGCGCTGGTCCCGGCTCCCCCGGGGACGGAGGGGGAACCGGCACCGCTGGTGCGCGAGGCGGTGGAGCGGCGGCCGCCCGGATGA
- the hisN gene encoding histidinol-phosphatase: MPDYHDDLRLAHVLADAADATTMDRFKALDLKVETKPDMTPVSEADKAAEELIRGHLHRARPRDAILGEEYGIEGTGPRRWVVDPIDGTKNYVRGVPVWATLISLMEAGENGFQPVVGVVSAPALNRRWWAAKGAGAFSGRSLTSATRLHVSKVERIADASFAYASMTGWEEQGRLDGFMDLTRACWRTRGYGDFWPYMMVAEGSVDICAEPELSLWDMAANAIIVQEAGGRFTSLDGVPGPGGGNAAASNGLLHHELLGYLNQRY, encoded by the coding sequence ATGCCCGATTACCACGATGATCTGCGCCTCGCCCACGTGCTGGCGGACGCCGCCGACGCGACGACGATGGACCGGTTCAAGGCTCTGGACCTCAAGGTCGAGACCAAGCCGGACATGACGCCGGTGAGCGAGGCCGACAAGGCCGCCGAGGAACTGATCCGCGGCCACCTCCATCGGGCCCGCCCGCGCGACGCGATTCTGGGCGAGGAGTACGGCATCGAGGGCACCGGCCCTCGGCGCTGGGTCGTCGACCCGATCGACGGCACCAAGAACTATGTGCGCGGCGTGCCGGTCTGGGCGACGCTGATCTCGCTGATGGAGGCCGGCGAGAACGGCTTCCAGCCGGTGGTCGGCGTGGTGTCCGCCCCCGCGCTGAACCGGCGCTGGTGGGCGGCGAAGGGCGCGGGCGCGTTCTCCGGCCGCAGCCTGACCTCCGCGACGCGGCTGCACGTCTCGAAGGTGGAGCGGATCGCGGACGCCTCGTTCGCGTACGCCTCGATGACCGGGTGGGAGGAGCAGGGCCGGCTCGACGGCTTCATGGATCTGACCAGGGCCTGCTGGCGCACTCGCGGGTACGGGGATTTCTGGCCGTACATGATGGTCGCCGAGGGATCGGTCGACATCTGTGCGGAGCCGGAACTCTCGCTCTGGGACATGGCCGCGAACGCGATCATCGTCCAGGAGGCGGGCGGCCGGTTCACCAGCCTGGACGGCGTACCCGGCCCGGGCGGCGGGAACGCGGCAGCCTCGAACGGGCTGCTCCACCACGAGCTGCTGGGCTATCTGAACCAGCGCTACTGA